In Helianthus annuus cultivar XRQ/B chromosome 8, HanXRQr2.0-SUNRISE, whole genome shotgun sequence, a single genomic region encodes these proteins:
- the LOC110873685 gene encoding calmodulin-binding protein 60 D isoform X2, with the protein MENYVQNLEFDHASAIVEPMNLELTFPTKVASPVYTGRTITGEVDCNGINKPINIMLVDSKTRQRVTNGWAASLKVKIVLINAYFCGVNGVEGVWTPLEFKNNIVVNFEKKKNILLGDRSLVLKDGIGTLGEMRFKHDRNPLRNVTFRLGAMVDGDHFPYAIKEAITYPFDVKDRRNESKNLGPLLQSDKVWQLVNISKKGPIRKRLERKDVWIVRDFLDMYNSNSEVLKEPNVYRQVDSTSLYRSSFIGCPQRDGSTSQQLDHITSFNYDDNINFDNNCYKPQLCEEDPSCNMFKVGCNFSIQDVEVGGVIFLGVEPYEDQQKGINGASNMEPNEGGLAKKRWMKLRATLWFSLVTIA; encoded by the exons ATGGAAAACTATGTTCAGAATCTTGAATTT GACCACGCATCCGCTATTGTAGAACCAATGAATCTAGAGCTAACCTTTCCGACTAAAGTCGCATCACCGGTGTACACTGGGAGAACGATTACCGGAGAAGTTGATTGTAATGGTATAAATAAGCCCATCAACATTATGTTGGTTGATAGCAAGACGCGCCAACGAGTAACTAACGGGTGGGCAGCCTCTCTAAAGGTGAAGATAGTACTCATCAATGCATATTTTTGTGGTGTAAATGGGGTTGAAGGTGTTTGGACACCTCTAGAGTTCAAAAACAACATAGTTGTTAATTtcgaaaaaaagaaaaatattctTTTAGGTGATCGTTCTCTCGTACTTAAAGATGGAATTGGGACACTAGGTGAAATGAGATTTAAACACGATAGAAATCCTCTTCGAAATGTCACATTTCGATTAGGAGCAATGGTTGATGGTGATCATTTTCCCTACGCGATCAAAGAAGCTATAACATATCCCTTTGATGTCAAGGATCGCCGCAACGAATCTAAGAACTTAGGTCCACTGTTGCAAAGTGATAAGGTGTGGCAATTGGTAAATATATCGAAGAAAGGCCCTATTCGTAAACGTCTCGAGAGAAAAGATGTCTGGATAGTGAGGGATTTTCTCGATATGTACAACTCGAACTCTGAAGTACTTAAAGAG CCTAATGTGTATAGACAAGTTGACTCTACCTCTCTATATCGTTCCAGTTTTATCGGATGTCCCCAAAGGGATGGATCTACCTCTCAACAATTGGACCATATAACATCATTTAACTATGATGACAACATAAACTTCGATAACAATTGTTACAAGCCACAACTTTGTGAAGAAGATCCTTCTTGTAACATGTTCAAAGTGGGTTGTAACTTTTCAATCCAAGATGTTGAAGTAGGTGGTGTGATTTTTCTTGGAGTTGAACCATATGAAGACCAACAAAAAGGAATCAATGGTGCATCCAACATGGAGCCCAACGAAGGCGGTCTAGCTAAAAAAAGATGGATGAAATTGCGTGCAACACTATGGTTCTCGTTGGTGACTATCGCTTAG
- the LOC110873685 gene encoding calmodulin-binding protein 60 D isoform X1, producing the protein MENYVQNLEFDHASAIVEPMNLELTFPTKVASPVYTGRTITGEVDCNGINKPINIMLVDSKTRQRVTNGWAASLKVKIVLINAYFCGVNGVEGVWTPLEFKNNIVVNFEKKKNILLGDRSLVLKDGIGTLGEMRFKHDRNPLRNVTFRLGAMVDGDHFPYAIKEAITYPFDVKDRRNESKNLGPLLQSDKVWQLVNISKKGPIRKRLERKDVWIVRDFLDMYNSNSEVLKEICGLKGKKWEMTVSHAKTSLANNVPNVYRQVDSTSLYRSSFIGCPQRDGSTSQQLDHITSFNYDDNINFDNNCYKPQLCEEDPSCNMFKVGCNFSIQDVEVGGVIFLGVEPYEDQQKGINGASNMEPNEGGLAKKRWMKLRATLWFSLVTIA; encoded by the exons ATGGAAAACTATGTTCAGAATCTTGAATTT GACCACGCATCCGCTATTGTAGAACCAATGAATCTAGAGCTAACCTTTCCGACTAAAGTCGCATCACCGGTGTACACTGGGAGAACGATTACCGGAGAAGTTGATTGTAATGGTATAAATAAGCCCATCAACATTATGTTGGTTGATAGCAAGACGCGCCAACGAGTAACTAACGGGTGGGCAGCCTCTCTAAAGGTGAAGATAGTACTCATCAATGCATATTTTTGTGGTGTAAATGGGGTTGAAGGTGTTTGGACACCTCTAGAGTTCAAAAACAACATAGTTGTTAATTtcgaaaaaaagaaaaatattctTTTAGGTGATCGTTCTCTCGTACTTAAAGATGGAATTGGGACACTAGGTGAAATGAGATTTAAACACGATAGAAATCCTCTTCGAAATGTCACATTTCGATTAGGAGCAATGGTTGATGGTGATCATTTTCCCTACGCGATCAAAGAAGCTATAACATATCCCTTTGATGTCAAGGATCGCCGCAACGAATCTAAGAACTTAGGTCCACTGTTGCAAAGTGATAAGGTGTGGCAATTGGTAAATATATCGAAGAAAGGCCCTATTCGTAAACGTCTCGAGAGAAAAGATGTCTGGATAGTGAGGGATTTTCTCGATATGTACAACTCGAACTCTGAAGTACTTAAAGAG ATTTGTGGGTTAAAAGGCAAAAAGTGGGAGATGACGGTAAGTCACGCGAAAACAAGCCTAGCTAATAATGTG CCTAATGTGTATAGACAAGTTGACTCTACCTCTCTATATCGTTCCAGTTTTATCGGATGTCCCCAAAGGGATGGATCTACCTCTCAACAATTGGACCATATAACATCATTTAACTATGATGACAACATAAACTTCGATAACAATTGTTACAAGCCACAACTTTGTGAAGAAGATCCTTCTTGTAACATGTTCAAAGTGGGTTGTAACTTTTCAATCCAAGATGTTGAAGTAGGTGGTGTGATTTTTCTTGGAGTTGAACCATATGAAGACCAACAAAAAGGAATCAATGGTGCATCCAACATGGAGCCCAACGAAGGCGGTCTAGCTAAAAAAAGATGGATGAAATTGCGTGCAACACTATGGTTCTCGTTGGTGACTATCGCTTAG